The Branchiostoma floridae strain S238N-H82 chromosome 17, Bfl_VNyyK, whole genome shotgun sequence genome has a window encoding:
- the LOC118404069 gene encoding centrosomal protein of 83 kDa-like: MLSSACFLVFLFVWTGPRVARGVDHKTWIENLQGSYFKLYGVFQGLEKQNKDMMALFGKVKIVDERLTQEHHTAKEIRGSFQTLRPQLNTLGNAFDNLNRSISREKEKINQVDVNSNGGFKEHEDEIESFSGILEGYIADVDQRIKVQKQTCSEELRQEAERQAEATHAFRQQLWDYEDAREQKTKMIKELMQTVNSTIAALRARDQASHDRAASLQIRVQQLIQEVEGIFIRSREQGSRLDTANASSSGDRQHVTNFRTSFNTHLQQFNHIQQLLATIQASVAELQTRKGQVQGYTSHLNEHIQNRQSRLDDDDQQRATLLQQIRDLRNDHGQDNNAIGLDLNDIEATLDTLEADTEADDSLTQVESTIRNIQANITALNSKIDQNQNHQEMIQQQQSNQQQSIETEGGAIQEHTQAQETFDEQLESYNTTYQERVSTEEERLQTMETQVGDSTEILTTLQGIVDVLSTNVEGAEQQFAQYSSPAAISEGFASLEQSIQDVEDTQATFTSVEQQLTESMSETDGRFEGLESDILDQETSMEQAQANLQLAAQAQDGDFDVSSTIASLSTLVTTNTQQSDELSLSTQEVLRDRQLVQAQQQTLEEQIDAIPVDQAQQNVAAVFEDDIRELDLKLDNMEASVDQLEVTANALASSSESTFEMLEGNLDTITTQLSNQQGAINALLLRQEDGLENTVTTLQQNVDDITSSTNGLFTSVADLEQALQGSSVDHFESGTWELPEQRNFWGQSQTYDSKQTNTINFSSHFRRSPVVYVSISKWDMGSGYTNSFSVRVYNVEPSGFSMTYGRDSDGQFYAGTVEWIAVGNRY; this comes from the exons ATGCTGTCGTCTGCTTGCttccttgtgtttctgttcGTCTGGACCGGGCCGAGGGTTGCACGGGGGGTTGACCACAAAACTTGGATAGAAAATCTCCAGG GGTCTTATTTCAAGCTGTATGGCGTCTTTCAAGGACTTGAGAAACAGAACAAGGATATGATGGCATTATTTGGCAAAGTAAAG ATCGTTGATGAAAGACTCACACAAGAACACCACACTGCAAAAGAAATTCGGGGAAGTTTCCAAACGTTGCGGCCTCAGCTTAACACACTGGGAAATGCCTTCGACAACTTGAACCGCAGCATCAGTCGTGAAAAGGAAAAGATAAACCAAGTGGACGTCAACTCAAATGGTGGATTTAAAGAACACGAGGACGAAATAGAATCGTTTTCTGGTATCTTGGAGGGATATATAGCAGATGTTGACCAACGTATTAAAGTTCAGAAgcaaacgtgttcagaagagtTGCGACAAGAAGCAGAGCGCCAGGCCGAAGCGACGCATGCCTTCCGTCAACAACTCTGGGATTACGAAGACGCGAGGGAACAGAAGACGAAAATGATCAAAGAACTCATGCAAACGGTCAACTCTACAATCGCTGCTCTAAGGGCGAGGGACCAGGCATCACACGACCGCGCCGCATCTCTGCAAATCAGAGTCCAACAACTGATTCAAGAAGTTGAAGGAATCTTCATCCGATCTAGAGAGCAAGGTTCGCGGCTGGACACCGCAAATGCCTCGTCTAGCGGAGACAGGCAACACGTCACGAACTTCCGTACCTCGTTTAATACTCATCTGCAGCAGTTTAATCATATTCAACAACTGTTAGCTACTATACAGGCATCAGTCGCGGAGCTACAGACCAGAAAGGGGCAGGTACAAGGATATACATCTCACCTCAATGAACATATCCAAAATCGTCAATCTCGCCTTGACGACGATGACCAACAACGAGCAACTCTTCTGCAACAAATCAGAGATCTCCGTAACGACCATGGGCAGGACAACAATGCCATTGGTCTGGATTTGAATGACATCGAGGCTACGCTTGACACTTTGGAggcagatacagaagctgatgacTCCCTGACTCAAGTGGAGTCTACCATACGAAACATACAGGCCAACATTACTGCATTGAACTCTAAGATTGAccaaaatcaaaaccatcagGAAATGATCCAACAGCAACAAAGCAACCAACAGCAGTCGATTGAGACGGAGGGTGGTGCAATCCAAGAGCACACACAGGCACAGGAAACCTTTGACGAACAGTTAGAGTCATACAACACAACCTACCAGGAACGAGTGTCGACTGAAGAAGAGCGTCTGCAGACCATGGAAACACAAGTCGGAGATTCAACGGAGATTCTCACAACTCTACAAGGGATCGTCGATGTCCTCTCAACAAATGTCGAAGGTGCTGAGCAACAGTTTGCACAGTATTCGAGCCCCGCGGCCATTTCGGAAGGCTTTGCCAGTCTGGAGCAATCTATCCAAGATGTTGAAGACACCCAAGCAACATTTACTTCCGTAGAACAACAGCTTACCGAATCGATGTCGGAAACGGACGGAAGATTTGAAGGGTTAGAATCAGACATTTTAGATCAAGAGACTTCCATGGAGCAAGCACAGGCGAACCTGCAGCTGGCAGCCCAGGCGCAAGACGGAGATTTTGACGTATCAAGTACCATTGCTAGCCTGAGCACACTGGTTACCACCAACACTCAACAAAGTGACGAACTCAGCTTGTCAACTCAGGAAGTCCTCAGAGACCGCCAGTTGGTTCAGGCACAGCAACAGACTCTCGAAGAACAGATAGATGCAATTCCAGTTGATCAAGCGCAGCAGAATGTGGCTGCTGTCTTTGAAGACGACATCCGAGAACTTGACCTCAAGCTCGACAACATGGAAGCATCAGTGGACCAGCTAGAGGTGACAGCGAATGCGCTTGCCTCGTCCTCTGAGAGCACGTTTGAAATGCTTGAAGGCAACCTGGACACCATCACCACCCAGCTTTCCAATCAGCAGGGCGCGATAAATGCACTGTTGCTTAGACAGGAAGACGGACTGGAGAACACAGTGACTACCTTGCAACAGAACGTCGATGACATAACAAGCTCTACCAACGGTCTATTCACAAGCGTTGCTGACCTCGAACAAGCCCTCCAAGGATCATCTGTCGATCACT TCGAATCAGGCACTTGGGAACTTCCGGAGCAGAGGAATTTTTGGGGCCAATCGCAAACATATGATTCAAAACAAACCAACACCATAAACTTCAGCAGTCATTTTCGAAGAAGTCCTGTCGTTTATGTCAGCATTTCCAAATGGGACATGGGATCGGGCTACACTAACAG CTTTTCGGTCCGTGTATACAACGTAGAGCCAAGCGGGTTTTCGATGACGTACGGGCGTGACTCTGACGGGCAATTTTATGCCGGGACGGTAGAGTGGATAGCTGTGGGCAACCGGTATTAA